Below is a window of Cydia amplana chromosome 3, ilCydAmpl1.1, whole genome shotgun sequence DNA.
atcacacaagtgccgttttgctttgtttaaaactgcatcaaccctatctcttgctataattaaatagcagtccactttgcacgtcgcataggttttcttggaaatcttgaatttaaacataatattattccttacgaattccatataaaaataaaaataaatattgacctcacatcgactcattagatttttgttccttgacatcccttctttggtactaacaaattaatttattcgaaaccataaaattaccaccagattacataaattatgtaatgctatccaaagaactaaccgaaagaaatacattccatcctttttccttgttttatcattgttatttttacatattttaacggcacatttcgtaattgttgacaacttcacatttgagcgtttcaaacaagactaaacgaaaaagtaacgcgtgatctgtttcaacgttacttttgtggggccattttttgcggctgattgggtatccagttctttattctatatcaatggtatgggtaaaattttcattgtacctatttctaagcaaaatctatctcaatataatTCTTAGGTCCCTAATatgtacagtacctacatattacggTACTTACCTGAACATGCGTACAGGCTATCGTAGTAGGAACAAAGACACGAACCAATTGATTATATAGATGTTATCTTGTTATGTGACGCTCAACAGTTTCATTACGCTTTTGCTACCTCGTATTTTGCAGTATTATCTATGTAAACTGGTTTCAATGCATTAAGACAGATAATGTGAATAATGTGTAATTAGTAGGTAGGGCCGTTCCCGTGGTTTTGCTTGCTATTTCTTACCCCAGAAATATGtccaaaataaaaatttagtttagtatttcAGGCAAAGTAACACgtaataatgtcaaatataaataaaatacgtttACAAATATAAATTATCCAGTTAGCTAACTTCTGCTTCGTACAAAAACTAATGCAGTACGCTGTATAgaacaaaagacatcaacgagtCTTTAACCCAATATCAGTCAACATCGTTTCAACCACCACcgttagttaaaaaaaaacctgttgtCCACAATAGTGGACTAAGTGGAATAAGTTTTTCAGATCTCAGCACCTTTTGCTAAAAAGCTCTATTATGTCACGGttgtataatagttatttacgatacaagttcgaaacataggaaattcgcaacgagtgacaaATTTCGACACGAGtcatgtgtaggtacctatactgtaaataactatttcactcCACCAGCTCATAAAGGCTCTCTTTGTAGATTGTACTTGTACTTCAGGGTGCAAGTTGCATTTCCGCTACGCTCGTGATTCAATTTTGgagtctttcgcttgctcggataTCAATAGCAAGTAGAGTTAAACAACAACATTGGCTCCTTGTAAAACCAATAGCTATTTTACCTACTTTGACAAATCATGCAATTTATTTTAGGTTCTTTACTTACTTCCACACATCTTGAAATGCGCACCCACCTGTAttttaagtatacatatattaactaagtaggataattttataatgcctACCTAGGACAGTACTCAATTAATTCAAATGGTGTTAAATTCGTCAAGCATGACTTGAATTTGTTAGGTATTTACGTTCGCTAATGAAGTTCTATATAGAGAGAACACGCGCGGCCTTGCTGAAACGTACGAGTACGGGACGTACAAGTTAAACATGGAAACTTTAGTAATATTTTTAGTGAACATTTTGGTTTTAATGCAAAAAACAGGTGCCAACATGGAACGTGTTGATGGAGGTAAAAAGTTTATCTATGTTTAATATTTCatatatacttaggtaggtaattgtagCAGTTGAAATATTGTATAGGTGACCAAAAAAACCTAGCAATAAGTTAAAATGAAGTATTAGGTAAGATAGccctaaattattttaacgaatACGCCATACACTGCAGATAAATTTACGTATCTCCTGTAGACATACTTAGACATATATCCTAAGTTAAAGTCTATCAAGACCATTTTTCCGCATAAAGTACCTACTCCATAGGCACAAAAGCTTTTAATTAGTCACCCGCTGTGCTTGCAATGCCTGTGGTTATTTGTTCCTGTCCTACTTTTCTACTAACAAAGTTTGCTTGCCAGactattaccacagaataactaatagtactaccgctATTACGAATTACTTGCTGACCAAGAGGCGGCTTTGATGTCATggtaaatttttaaaaacaacatTAATAAATTTCGATAAATCAActtttattacatacatttacCAATTTATTTTTGTAGGAGAATTATGGATGAACGGAGTTGACTTCTACGAAGAAATCGAACATGGTTTTAAAGATTACGCCGGTTACGGAACGCAGTGGATTTTCTTTCCGGATGGTGCTGGTATACCTCACTTCGTTAATTTGACTATGCCTACATCGATACAGCTGCGTGGTAGACATAGCAAGGAGATAGAATACAGATTATACACCAGGTTAGTGTCTCCTGGCTTATCGAGTCCTTATGTAGGTATGATGTTACATGCCTAGATTTAGAAGCTCATGAAATTCGTTTTTATCGTTCGTTGCTATTAATCCCCTTCTCTTTTAATCGCCTAATCCTCTGAACTTGCAAAATTGAGAAGTTGTATCGTATTATTGTTTTAGGGAACTATCCGACTACATAATTTTAGACCAGTCAGCGGAACCGCCCAATAGCACTGACATACGAGAGCTATTGTCCAACAAAGCAGTTAAATTGGTAACACACGGCTGGAAGTCTTCGGCAGAGGACAGCGTGGTCATGGGCATTAAAGAATCCTACTTGAAACATAAAGATGTTGCTGTTATAGGCATTGACTGGAGCGACACAGCGAAGGAGTATCTTTATCCGTTGGTTGCGGAATACACAAGGGACGTGGGGGCGCATGTGGGGCAGTTTCTGGATGCTTTTTGTCATCTTTACAATGTGTCTGGCAAGAGGTTGCATTTGATCGGGCATAGCCTCGGAGCACACGTTATGG
It encodes the following:
- the LOC134662665 gene encoding pancreatic triacylglycerol lipase-like is translated as MERVDGGELWMNGVDFYEEIEHGFKDYAGYGTQWIFFPDGAGIPHFVNLTMPTSIQLRGRHSKEIEYRLYTRELSDYIILDQSAEPPNSTDIRELLSNKAVKLVTHGWKSSAEDSVVMGIKESYLKHKDVAVIGIDWSDTAKEYLYPLVAEYTRDVGAHVGQFLDAFCHLYNVSGKRLHLIGHSLGAHVMGIAASKTNVTIARITGR